One window from the genome of Nicotiana sylvestris chromosome 9, ASM39365v2, whole genome shotgun sequence encodes:
- the LOC104239944 gene encoding LRR receptor-like serine/threonine-protein kinase RGI2, with the protein MPLQMPMSRQFLNPPNHHYLLVFLTFLLFHHFTLCSNAANNEVHVLFSWLHSTTSPIPTDFSNWNPSDLNPCKWSHIVCSSHLFVTEIDIQSIQLALPFPSNLSSLQSLQKLTISGANLTGTIPLDIGDCTSLVTLDVSSNSLIGSIPETIGKLKNLQDLILNSNQLTGEIPVEVGNCINLKNLVIFDNMLSGNLPVELGKLGVLEVIRAGGNKDIDGKIPVELGNCNNLIVLGLADTKISGSLPSSLGDLKKLQVLSIYTTMLSGQIPPEIGNCSELVDLYLYQNSLSGSLPADLGKLQKMEKLLLWQNNLDGPIPDEIGNCKSLVILDLSLNFLSGSIPWTFGNLTNLQELMISNNNISGSIPSVLSNATNLVQLQMDTNQISGSIPPEIGQLKELNVFFAWQNKLKGSIPPALAGCRSLQALDLSHNSLTGSLPPDLFQLNNLTKLLLISNDISGFIPPEIGNCSSLIRVRLVSNKISGQIPREIGYLDNLSFLDLSENHLKGSVPEEIGNCNALQMLNLSNNTLSGTLPSSLSSLSRLEVLDVSLNQFNGQIPASYGQFTSLNRLVLSKNAFSGSIPPTLGNCSSLQLLDLSSNELSGNMPVELFDIQALDIALNLSWNVLTGVIPPQISALNKLSVLDFSHNQLGGDLLALSGLENLVSLNVSYNNFTGYLPDNKLFRQLSAAELAGNKGLCSLGHDSCFLSSAGGGEMMRYSNVRRSWRLKLAIALLTVMTVALAILGLLAVYRLRKMSREDTDSELGGGDSSPWKFTPFQKLNFSVEQILRCLVESNVIGKGCSGIVYRAELENGEAIAVKKLWPTTLATGYNCQNSKCGVSGEVRDSFSTEVKTLGSIRHKNIVRFLGCCWNQNTRLLMYDYMPNGSLGSVLHERSGGCLEWELRYKIVLGAAQGLAYLHHDCTPPIVHRDIKANNILIGLDFEPYIADFGLAKLVDDGDFARSSNTVAGSYGYIAPEYGYMMKITEKTDVYSFGVVVLEVLTGKQPIDPTIPDGQHIVDWVRQKRGNAEVLDMSLHARPKSEIEEMMQTIGVAMLCVNPSPDDRPTMKDVAAMLKEIRHEREEYQKVDMLLKDGDNKSSSDGGPSSKMHSLYLQSNKTSFSASSLLHSSSSSNTKIGFK; encoded by the exons ATGCCATTGCAAATGCCAATGTCGAGGCAATTCTTGAACCCCCCAAATCACCATTATCTTCTTGTCTTCCTCACTTTTCTTCTATTCCATCATTTTACTCTTTGCTCCAATGCTGCAAACAATGAAGTTCATGTGCTGTTTTCTTGGCTTCATTCCACTACTTCACCAATTCCTACTGACTTCTCAAACTGGAATCCATCAGACCTCAACCCTTGTAAATGGTCTCATATAGTTTGTTCTTCTCATCTTTTTGTAACAGAAATTGATATTCAATCCATTCAGTTGGCTCTTCCTTTCCCTTCCAATCTTTCCTCTCTACAATCCCTTCAAAAACTAACCATTTCTGGTGCTAATCTCACTGGAACAATCCCACTTGACATTGGAGATTGCACTTCACTTGTAACACTTGATGTCAGTTCAAATAGTCTTATTGGTAGCATTCCAGAAACTATAGGTAAGCTGAAAAACCTTCAAGATTTGATTTTGAACTCCAATCAACTGACAGGAGAAATCCCAGTAGAGGTTGGCAATTGCATTAACCTAAAAAATCTTGTTATTTTTGACAATATGCTTAGTGGGAATCTTCCTGTTGAACTGGGAAAACTTGGAGTTTTGGAAGTTATAAGAGCAGGAGGGAACAAAGATATTGATGGGAAAATACCAGTTGAGCTTGGGAATTGCAACAACTTAATAGTTTTGGGACTTGCTGACACTAAAATTTCAGGTTCTCTTCCTTCATCATTGGGTGATTTGAAAAAGCTTCAAGTTTTGTCAATTTATACTACAATGCTTTCTGGCCAAATACCACCTGAAATAGGCAACTGCTCAGAGCTGGTTGACTTGTATTTGTACCAAAATAGTCTATCAGGTTCATTGCCAGCAGATTTGGGAAAGCTTCAGAAAATGGAAAAGTTGCTGCTTTGGCAAAATAATCTTGATGGTCCAATTCCTGATGAAATTGGGAACTGCAAAAGTTTAGTCATTCTTGATCTTTCTTTGAATTTTTTAAGTGGAAGCATACCTTGGACTTTTGGGAATCTTACTAATCTTCAAGAGTTGATGATTAGTAACAATAACATTTCTGGTTCAATCCCATCTGTTCTTTCTAATGCCACAAATCTGGTACAGTTGCAAATGGACACTAATCAAATATCAGGGTCAATTCCACCGGAAATCGGAcagttgaaggagttaaatgtCTTCTTTGCTTGGCAGAACAAGCTTAAGGGAAGCATTCCTCCTGCATTGGCTGGTTGCAGAAGCCTACAGGCTTTGGATTTATCGCACAACTCTCTCACTGGTAGTTTACCCCCTGACctttttcagttaaataatttaaCCAAGCTTCTCTTGATTTCCAATGATATTTCTGGTTTTATCCCTCCTGAGATAGGTAATTGTAGTTCTCTTATCCGTGTACGACTTGTTAGCAATAAAATTAGTGGACAAATTCCAAGAGAGATAGGATATCTAGACAACCttagttttcttgatctttctgAGAACCATCTTAAAGGATCAGTTCCTGAGGAGATAGGCAATTGCAATGCGTTGCAAATGCTGAATCTATCTAATAACACTCTAAGTGGCACTTTACCGAGCTCTCTTTCTTCTCTTAGTAGGCTTGAGGTTTTGGATGTTTCCTTGAATCAGTTTAACGGTCAGATTCCAGCTAGCTATGGTCAATTTACTTCCCTTAACCGACTTGTTCTTAGTAAGAATGCCTTCTCTGGATCGATTCCCCCAACTCTAGGCAATTGCTCAAGCCTTCAACTGCTTGATCTAAGCAGCAATGAGCTCTCAGGAAACATGCCAGTGGAATTGTTTGACATTCAGGCACTTGACATTGCCTTGAATTTGAGCTGGAATGTCTTGACTGGGGTTATCCCACCACAGATATCCGCCTTGAACAAACTTTCAGTACTAGACTTTTCCCACAATCAGCTTGGAGGAGACTTATTGGCTCTTTCGGGGCTTGAGAATCTGGTTTCCTTGAACGTTTCCTACAACAATTTCACTGGCTACCTCCCTGATAACAAGTTGTTCAGGCAATTATCGGCAGCAGAGTTGGCTGGCAACAAAGGCTTGTGCTCCTTGGGACATGATTCTTGTTTCTTGAGTAGTGCTGGAGGCGGGGAAATGATGAGATACAGTAATGTAAGACGATCATGGAGGCTCAAATTGGCGATTGCACTTCTTACGGTGATGACTGTAGCCTTGGCAATCCTTGGACTGCTGGCAGTTTATAGACTCAGAAAAATGAGCAGAGAAGATACTGATTCTGAATTGGGAGGAGGGGATTCATCACCTTGGAAGTTTACCCCATTCCAGAAACTGAATTTTTCCGTGGAACAAATTTTGAGATGCTTAGTGGAATCCAATGTGATTGGAAAAGGATGCTCGGGAATTGTTTATCGTGCAGAACTTGAAAATGGTGAAGCAATTGCAGTCAAGAAGCTATGGCCAACCACATTGGCAACTGGATATAACTGTCAAAATTCAAAGTGTGGAGTTAGTGGAGAAGTTCGCGATTCTTTCTCAACTGAGGTAAAAACCCTTGGCTCAATCCGTCACAAAAACATTGTGAGGTTCTTAGGCTGCTGCTGGAATCAAAACACTAGGTTGCTCATGTATGACTACATGCCTAATGGAAGCCTAGGTAGTGTTTTACACGAACGAAGTGGTGGATGCTTGGAGTGGGAGTTGAGATACAAGATTGTACTTGGTGCAGCTCAAGGGCTTGCCTATTTACACCATGATTGTACACCTCCAATTGTTCATAGGGACATCAAGGCCAACAACATTCTCATTGGCCTCGACTTTGAGCCCTACATTGCTGATTTTGGTCTAGCCAAACTTGTCGATGATGGAGATTTTGCACGATCCTCCAATACAGTAGCTGGCTCCTATGGATACATAGCACCAG AGTATGGATACATGATGAAGATAACCGAGAAAACTGATGTTTATAGCTTTGGAGTTGTTGTCTTGGAGGTTTTAACAGGAAAGCAACCAATTGATCCAACCATACCAGATGGACAACACATTGTGGATTGGGTAAGGCAAAAAAGAGGCAATGCTGAAGTCTTGGATATGAGTTTACATGCTCGGCCCAAATCAGAAATTGAGGAGATGATGCAGACTATAGGAGTGGCTATGCTATGTGTTAATCCATCGCCAGATGATAGACCGACAATGAAGGATGTCGCGGCAATGCTAAAAGAGATAAGACACGAGAGAGAAGAGTACCAGAAAGTTGATATGCTCCTCAAAGATGGAGACAATAAGAGTTCTAGTGATGGAGGACCATCTTCAAAGATGCATAGTTTGTATTTACAAAGTAATAAGACAAGCTTTTCTGCATCTTCATTGTTacattcttcttcttcctccaacACCAAGATTGGTTTCAAATAG